The proteins below come from a single Stutzerimonas stutzeri RCH2 genomic window:
- a CDS encoding aldehyde dehydrogenase family protein — translation MKDSSDTHPNHLPDSSYGLFIDNQWVSDEYGETLDIINPANGKILTNIPNATAADVDRAVQAAQRAFMTWRTTSPAERANALLKIADLLEADADRFAVLETLDVGKPIRESRSVDIPLAIDHFRYFAGVIRSQSDEAVMLDEQTLSIALSEPLGVVGQVIPWNFPLLMAAWKIAPAIAAGNTVVIKPSELTPVTILELAKIFAKVLPAGVVNIVTGLGTTVGQALLDHPDLRKLAFTGSTRVGELVANAAAKKIIPATLELGGKSANIVFPDANWDKAVEGAVLAILWNQGQVCESGARLFVHESIYERFLAELKHKFEAVRVGDPLNPDTMMGAQVSKSQMERILGYVDIAKQEGAEVLIGGGRLTGANYDAGFFIQPTILVGVRNDMRVAYEEIFGPVLCVIPFKDEAEVIAMANDSEYGLAGAVWTQDINRALRVARAVETGRMWVNTYHEIPAHAPFGGYKKSGLGRETHKSMLEAYSQKKNIYVSLNEAPLGLF, via the coding sequence ATGAAAGATTCCAGCGATACCCATCCGAATCACCTTCCCGACAGCAGCTACGGCCTGTTTATTGACAACCAGTGGGTTTCGGACGAATACGGTGAAACCCTCGACATTATCAACCCCGCCAACGGAAAAATTCTCACCAACATCCCAAACGCCACAGCTGCCGACGTCGACCGCGCGGTGCAGGCCGCACAGCGCGCCTTCATGACCTGGCGTACCACCTCACCTGCGGAACGCGCCAATGCGTTGTTGAAGATCGCCGACCTGCTGGAAGCCGATGCCGATCGGTTCGCCGTTCTGGAAACCCTTGATGTAGGTAAACCCATTCGTGAAAGTCGCTCCGTCGACATCCCGCTGGCAATTGATCACTTCCGCTACTTCGCCGGCGTAATCCGCAGCCAATCGGATGAGGCGGTCATGCTGGATGAGCAAACACTCAGCATCGCTCTCAGTGAACCCCTCGGAGTTGTGGGCCAAGTGATTCCGTGGAACTTCCCGCTGCTTATGGCCGCCTGGAAGATCGCTCCGGCCATCGCAGCGGGTAACACCGTAGTCATCAAACCTTCCGAGCTGACCCCGGTAACCATCCTCGAACTGGCGAAGATCTTCGCTAAGGTACTTCCAGCCGGCGTGGTCAACATCGTCACAGGCTTAGGCACCACAGTTGGGCAGGCGTTACTGGATCATCCGGACCTGCGCAAGCTTGCCTTTACCGGCTCGACGCGTGTCGGCGAACTCGTCGCCAATGCGGCAGCGAAGAAAATCATTCCCGCCACCCTTGAACTGGGCGGCAAGTCGGCCAACATCGTTTTCCCCGATGCGAACTGGGACAAGGCCGTGGAAGGCGCAGTCCTCGCCATCCTGTGGAACCAAGGCCAAGTCTGCGAATCCGGCGCACGGCTGTTCGTTCACGAATCCATCTACGAACGATTCCTAGCTGAGCTCAAGCATAAGTTCGAAGCTGTACGTGTGGGTGACCCACTGAACCCGGACACCATGATGGGTGCACAGGTCAGCAAGTCCCAGATGGAACGGATCCTCGGCTACGTCGATATCGCCAAACAGGAAGGCGCTGAGGTACTGATCGGCGGCGGTCGTCTCACAGGTGCCAATTACGATGCCGGCTTCTTCATCCAGCCAACGATTCTGGTCGGTGTTCGCAACGATATGCGCGTCGCCTACGAGGAAATTTTCGGCCCTGTTCTGTGCGTCATTCCTTTCAAGGATGAAGCGGAGGTCATCGCCATGGCCAACGACTCCGAGTACGGCCTAGCCGGTGCAGTCTGGACCCAAGACATCAACCGGGCGTTACGTGTGGCACGCGCGGTGGAAACCGGACGTATGTGGGTAAATACCTACCATGAGATCCCTGCCCATGCCCCCTTTGGTGGCTATAAGAAATCTGGCCTAGGACGGGAAACTCACAAGTCAATGCTGGAAGCCTACAGCCAGAAGAAGAACATCTACGTCAGCCTCAACGAAGCACCGCTCGGGCTCTTCTGA
- a CDS encoding DUF6957 family protein, with protein sequence MDDLKKVSYLLYAPGEVMPGIEMSLAEACARGSAAALLDEVPFCVVRDWIWIDLIVPDAIRETLQAAGQQPAMVYAGRVLYDSANRFQEGDWVRTTQLIEFADGCIFRTRNTRYVLAGPGARKSAELTTVLKIF encoded by the coding sequence ATGGACGATTTAAAGAAAGTATCTTATTTGTTATACGCCCCGGGTGAGGTAATGCCTGGTATCGAGATGTCGTTAGCAGAGGCGTGCGCGCGTGGTTCAGCGGCTGCGTTGCTTGACGAGGTGCCTTTCTGTGTTGTGCGTGACTGGATCTGGATCGATCTCATCGTGCCTGACGCGATACGAGAAACGTTACAGGCGGCCGGGCAACAGCCCGCGATGGTGTATGCCGGCCGCGTGTTGTACGACAGTGCCAACCGTTTCCAAGAGGGTGACTGGGTGCGTACAACACAACTGATTGAGTTTGCCGATGGGTGCATTTTCAGAACGCGCAATACGCGATATGTGCTTGCTGGCCCAGGGGCTCGCAAAAGCGCCGAGCTCACTACTGTGTTGAAGATTTTTTGA
- a CDS encoding DEAD/DEAH box helicase: MSLPPSSSESVGFELLEPRIQRWIWTEGWTSLRDAQERAIPALLGADQDVIIAAATAAGKTEAAFLPILTNLLQDTEKPGAVLYISPLKALINDQWDRLARLCDELELPVIAWHGDISASRKHRFLKSPEGILLITPESLEALFVNKGTSLAGLFANLRYLVVDELHAFIGSERGKQLQSLMHRVETIIDRPLPRVGLSATLGDMTLAAAFLRPNAPHHVSVIESKGSGQILKAQIRGYVESKKALPVQPEGDDVFSPDHAIAEHLFQVLRGSNNLIFPNSRTQVEWFADNLRRRCEQNGVPNEFWPHHGSLAKDIREETEKALKAGDRPATAVCTTTLELGVDIGSIKTVVQIGAPPSVASLRQRLGRSGRRPGEAAILRSYCKERQLDDGSPLSDRLRQGLLQSIAMIRLLMQGWFEPPRVHGLHLSTLVQQCLSVIAQRGGATAAELWSTLIRSGPFTGVEQGSFLSLLRALGERDLITQETSGLLLPGVVGERLINHYDFYSAFVSNEEFRLVCDGKPLGALPVSRPLTVDQRIIFAGRRWRVTSVDTEAKVVVVRSDPGGAPPSFDGLGARVHDRVRQEMRSVLLEADVYPYLDTTAQELLAQARSAFSDLGLAHSSMTESGGKTYLFSWRGDWTNDALAILLTHTGLASENSGFVIEVEGDRTSLESKLREIAEWDGIDESAVLADVQNMAQEKWDWVLPPALLMQSYATMHLDLGGAKALALALVSQPAETA, translated from the coding sequence ATGAGCTTGCCACCTTCCAGCTCTGAATCGGTTGGCTTCGAACTCCTTGAACCGCGAATCCAGCGCTGGATATGGACCGAGGGCTGGACCTCCCTACGCGATGCCCAGGAGCGTGCTATCCCTGCGCTCTTGGGGGCCGACCAGGATGTCATCATCGCGGCGGCTACAGCTGCAGGCAAAACCGAAGCCGCGTTTCTGCCCATCCTTACCAATCTCCTGCAGGACACGGAAAAGCCTGGGGCGGTGCTTTACATCAGCCCGCTGAAGGCTCTCATCAATGACCAGTGGGATCGTTTGGCGAGGCTTTGCGATGAGCTTGAGCTTCCTGTCATTGCTTGGCATGGGGATATCTCAGCGAGCCGCAAACATCGCTTCCTCAAGTCCCCGGAAGGCATTCTGTTGATCACGCCGGAGTCGCTCGAAGCTCTGTTCGTGAACAAGGGAACCAGCCTAGCGGGATTGTTTGCCAACCTGCGGTACCTGGTGGTGGATGAGCTCCATGCCTTTATCGGCAGTGAGCGAGGCAAGCAGCTGCAGTCACTCATGCATCGTGTTGAAACAATCATTGATCGCCCCCTGCCCAGGGTTGGTCTTTCCGCCACGTTGGGCGACATGACGCTGGCTGCTGCCTTCTTGCGTCCCAATGCCCCTCATCATGTGTCGGTGATCGAATCCAAGGGTAGCGGCCAGATACTTAAGGCTCAGATCAGAGGGTATGTGGAGTCCAAGAAAGCGCTCCCGGTACAGCCTGAAGGTGACGATGTTTTTTCTCCGGACCATGCCATCGCAGAGCATCTCTTTCAGGTCCTACGCGGCAGCAATAACCTGATCTTCCCCAACAGTCGAACTCAGGTTGAGTGGTTCGCTGACAATCTGCGGCGCCGTTGCGAGCAGAATGGTGTACCGAACGAGTTCTGGCCGCATCACGGCAGTTTGGCGAAGGACATTCGAGAGGAAACCGAGAAAGCGCTGAAAGCCGGTGACCGGCCTGCCACCGCAGTCTGCACTACCACGCTGGAGCTTGGGGTCGATATCGGCAGCATCAAGACGGTAGTGCAGATCGGGGCTCCGCCATCGGTAGCTAGCTTGCGTCAACGCTTGGGGCGATCCGGACGCCGTCCGGGAGAGGCAGCCATTCTCCGAAGTTACTGTAAGGAGCGTCAGCTAGACGATGGCTCGCCCCTGTCGGATCGACTTCGCCAGGGTTTGCTGCAAAGCATCGCGATGATCCGGTTGTTGATGCAGGGCTGGTTCGAGCCTCCTCGTGTTCATGGTCTTCATTTATCGACGCTGGTACAGCAGTGCCTCTCGGTGATAGCCCAGCGGGGTGGAGCTACAGCTGCAGAGCTGTGGAGCACCTTGATACGCAGTGGTCCGTTCACTGGGGTGGAGCAGGGCAGCTTCCTCAGTTTGCTTCGTGCCCTCGGTGAGCGCGATTTGATAACCCAGGAAACATCGGGGCTCCTGCTGCCCGGCGTAGTGGGGGAACGCCTGATCAACCACTACGACTTCTACAGTGCATTTGTCAGTAATGAAGAGTTCCGCCTGGTATGCGATGGGAAACCACTTGGCGCATTGCCCGTCTCCAGGCCATTGACCGTCGATCAGCGAATCATCTTTGCTGGGCGCCGCTGGCGGGTGACGAGCGTGGACACTGAGGCCAAGGTCGTTGTCGTGAGATCCGATCCCGGTGGTGCTCCCCCGTCCTTTGACGGGCTTGGAGCCCGTGTACATGATCGGGTTCGGCAAGAGATGAGGAGCGTCTTGTTGGAGGCGGACGTCTACCCCTATCTTGATACTACGGCACAAGAGCTACTAGCTCAGGCACGTAGCGCTTTTTCGGACCTTGGACTGGCACATTCGAGCATGACCGAAAGCGGAGGTAAGACTTACCTTTTCAGCTGGCGAGGCGATTGGACAAACGATGCCCTAGCCATCTTGTTGACGCACACCGGACTAGCCAGTGAGAACAGCGGGTTTGTCATCGAGGTTGAGGGAGATCGGACGTCGCTTGAAAGCAAGCTGCGTGAGATCGCCGAGTGGGACGGTATTGATGAATCCGCTGTTCTGGCGGACGTACAGAACATGGCTCAAGAAAAATGGGATTGGGTGCTTCCGCCAGCATTACTCATGCAGTCTTACGCCACGATGCATTTGGACTTGGGTGGAGCAAAGGCCTTGGCATTGGCTCTAGTGAGCCAGCCTGCGGAGACGGCCTGA
- a CDS encoding ATP-binding protein — translation MSSIRAKDRDAVIQSLRAGVVPRAGQHLIQVGRVGELEALIRDVERLAESGSAFRVVIGEYGAGKTFFLNLVRSIAMERKLVTMHADLNPDRRLHATGGQARSLYAELAKNMSTRTKPDGGALQGIVEKFVAQAKTEAKASGKDSEAVIREHLDQLTEMVNGYDFADVIAAYCKGFEEGNEQLKADAIRWLRGEFTTKTDARTALGVRTIVDDASVYDQLKLLARFVRLAGFSGLMVCLDELVNLYKLSNTQARNANYEQILRILNDSLQGSAEGLGFVLGGTPEFLMDTRRGLYSYPALQSRLAENNFAKSGLVDLSGPVIRLTSLTPEDFYVLLQKLRHVYAAGVNERYLLPDEALPLFMAHCNQRMGEAYFRTPRTTITAFISLLAVLEQNPDADWRTLLGAVEIAPDRGGEADIQVDADDELATFQL, via the coding sequence ATGAGCAGCATCAGAGCCAAGGACCGCGATGCGGTCATCCAGTCCCTGCGCGCCGGCGTCGTTCCCCGTGCAGGCCAGCACCTGATTCAAGTGGGGCGTGTCGGGGAGCTGGAAGCACTCATCCGTGATGTGGAGCGCCTCGCGGAAAGCGGTTCCGCGTTCCGCGTAGTGATCGGTGAGTATGGTGCAGGCAAGACATTCTTCCTCAACCTGGTTCGTTCTATCGCGATGGAGCGCAAGCTCGTCACCATGCATGCCGATCTGAACCCAGATCGTCGTCTCCATGCTACTGGTGGCCAGGCTCGCTCGCTGTATGCCGAATTGGCCAAGAATATGTCCACCCGAACTAAGCCTGATGGCGGCGCTCTGCAAGGAATAGTCGAGAAATTCGTGGCACAGGCCAAGACGGAAGCCAAAGCGTCCGGCAAAGACAGTGAGGCTGTGATTCGCGAGCATCTAGACCAACTGACAGAGATGGTCAACGGCTATGACTTTGCTGATGTAATCGCGGCCTATTGCAAAGGCTTCGAAGAGGGTAACGAGCAGCTCAAGGCCGATGCTATCCGCTGGTTGCGTGGCGAGTTCACTACCAAGACAGATGCCCGCACCGCACTGGGGGTGCGAACCATCGTCGACGATGCGTCGGTCTACGATCAGCTCAAGCTGCTTGCTCGATTTGTTCGGTTGGCCGGCTTTAGCGGGTTGATGGTATGTCTCGATGAGCTGGTGAACCTGTACAAACTTTCCAACACCCAAGCTCGTAACGCTAACTACGAGCAGATTCTTCGTATCCTCAATGACTCCCTGCAGGGCTCTGCTGAGGGGCTTGGTTTTGTGTTGGGCGGTACACCCGAATTTCTCATGGATACTCGCCGCGGCCTCTACAGCTATCCGGCGCTGCAGTCGCGTCTGGCTGAAAATAACTTCGCCAAGTCCGGGCTGGTAGATCTGTCCGGCCCTGTCATACGCCTCACTAGTCTGACACCTGAGGATTTCTACGTGCTGCTGCAGAAACTGCGTCATGTATACGCGGCAGGCGTGAACGAGCGCTATTTGCTACCCGACGAAGCATTGCCGCTGTTTATGGCCCACTGCAACCAGCGGATGGGTGAGGCCTACTTCCGTACCCCGCGGACGACCATTACCGCATTCATCAGCCTGCTAGCGGTGTTGGAGCAGAATCCTGACGCTGATTGGCGGACCCTGTTGGGTGCCGTGGAGATTGCACCGGATCGAGGCGGTGAGGCCGATATCCAAGTGGATGCGGACGATGAGCTTGCCACCTTCCAGCTCTGA
- a CDS encoding 3'-5' exonuclease — MQVKRWGQLDALRQQIGESRWLLCVDLEATCDEYPAGLNEAARNAHVLKVQRDEMETIEIGIALLDVQLEYRIVDHFGQFVRPLLRPTLTEFCTGLTGISQSDVDTAKRFAEVQDQLGDWLRPRNTEGWRWCSWGDYDRNQLKEDAFRAGVDVLLDPARHINLKKCFWKIFACRALGLKCAVENIGLSWEGEHHRAIDDARNLARLAQLLLSARQPT, encoded by the coding sequence ATGCAGGTAAAGCGTTGGGGGCAGCTTGATGCGCTTCGTCAACAAATTGGAGAAAGTCGCTGGTTACTTTGCGTGGATCTGGAAGCGACTTGCGATGAATACCCTGCCGGCCTAAACGAGGCGGCCCGGAACGCTCACGTATTGAAGGTCCAGCGCGACGAGATGGAGACGATCGAAATTGGCATCGCGCTGTTGGATGTTCAGTTGGAGTACAGGATTGTCGATCATTTCGGACAGTTTGTCCGACCGCTACTTCGCCCCACGCTAACTGAGTTTTGCACGGGGCTGACCGGCATATCTCAATCTGACGTCGATACTGCAAAGCGTTTCGCGGAGGTACAAGATCAGCTTGGTGACTGGCTGAGGCCGCGAAATACAGAAGGCTGGCGCTGGTGCTCTTGGGGCGATTACGACCGAAACCAGCTGAAGGAGGACGCTTTCAGAGCAGGGGTAGATGTATTGCTGGATCCGGCGCGTCATATCAATCTAAAGAAGTGCTTTTGGAAGATTTTCGCTTGCCGTGCGCTAGGGCTGAAGTGTGCAGTGGAAAACATAGGCCTTTCCTGGGAGGGTGAGCATCACAGGGCCATCGACGATGCGCGTAATCTGGCACGGTTAGCGCAGTTACTGCTCAGCGCGAGGCAACCGACGTAG
- a CDS encoding TerB N-terminal domain-containing protein, translating into MAGKRKRSSKSGVSGAMVLCALVIGGLASVPKGVWVFLGGALIVGIGGWLVIKAFSKPSVMSSATTMRPPQGGTRSSSSDLGISTGLTFSLDEVSPLNEPSAPAQVSASPRQVSAKRDDSGFFTVTLEATERSSHRIPSAPANLNSANVRWLSAGESIEVAGENIPIGLIYVGEDKNRRNGPSEPSLINPKLKVARGIVDISERLTSYWPSYDSISPEARRAYLQWLSSGRKAPHANIGYVFLFFYGLERRVFVDAKTDQAAAGDIPIIIAEVERLLSIYGKNNSFNNYASRFVDFLRQGQILARRYQKAPPAPLPYGYEMPVELRIGLGQLAADKQPMPADWALAWVLSDHNVGKRTPVTRCKEAFAQLFCMRYEERYGAGMVLPQNKTRLRLQYNTASAGLPPQELDGLSGIPDVTATSAARKKLQQLVDECTVQLEPYSRYLGRNPDTPDALEGLLQLPVNLWPPTARTALAELKQRIGDGMVVMSFGELAGRLQCAGSLSREKVLTLARALESLHIGIEPDVLTGSRTPKSEDNVALFATQADDGDLRSSPAYSAASVTLDLACAVAAADGDTSPQEIMLLSQHIDSWSHLSGAHRKRLKAHLRLQLNQPPTLQSLKKKLEPLAEPAKRVVAAFLAHLAQVDGEVSPAEVKLLERVYKTLQLDPQSLYSDLHVASSGSSVGSSQTTPSIPGASPSKPVGGFALDQERIAQLQRETEQVSALLAQVFVDDKPAEPDDVVVEETVEDTSSICGLDADHSAFLRVLVSRTEWSHDELEAVASDMELMLDGALEQINDMAFEHFDMPVTEGEDPFEVNPDIMDKLPL; encoded by the coding sequence ATGGCAGGGAAGCGTAAGCGCAGCAGCAAGTCTGGCGTATCTGGAGCGATGGTTCTGTGTGCCCTAGTGATTGGGGGGCTAGCTTCCGTTCCCAAGGGTGTTTGGGTTTTCTTGGGCGGAGCACTCATTGTCGGCATAGGCGGGTGGCTAGTAATAAAGGCCTTCAGCAAACCGTCAGTCATGTCTTCGGCAACAACTATGCGGCCACCTCAAGGGGGAACTCGTTCAAGTTCCTCGGACCTCGGCATAAGCACCGGCCTGACGTTTTCATTGGATGAGGTCTCGCCACTAAATGAGCCCTCTGCTCCTGCGCAAGTCTCGGCGTCGCCCCGGCAGGTTTCGGCAAAGCGAGACGACTCTGGCTTTTTTACCGTAACTTTGGAGGCCACTGAGCGGTCTTCCCACCGAATTCCGAGCGCGCCGGCGAACCTGAATAGTGCCAACGTGCGGTGGCTTTCTGCTGGCGAAAGCATCGAAGTGGCGGGCGAAAATATCCCAATTGGTCTGATCTACGTCGGCGAAGATAAAAACAGGCGCAATGGACCTTCGGAACCGTCACTGATCAACCCGAAACTGAAGGTCGCACGGGGCATCGTCGATATATCTGAGCGTCTCACCTCTTACTGGCCCAGTTACGACAGCATCTCTCCTGAGGCCCGCCGCGCATATTTGCAATGGCTATCCAGTGGTCGTAAGGCTCCGCATGCCAACATCGGCTACGTGTTCCTATTCTTCTACGGTCTTGAGCGTAGGGTTTTTGTCGACGCCAAGACGGATCAGGCTGCGGCGGGCGACATACCTATCATAATTGCCGAGGTAGAGCGGCTGCTCTCGATCTATGGCAAGAATAACTCCTTCAATAACTACGCCAGTCGCTTCGTAGACTTCCTCCGCCAAGGCCAAATACTCGCCAGGCGCTATCAAAAGGCGCCGCCGGCACCATTACCTTACGGCTACGAAATGCCTGTAGAGCTGCGTATTGGCCTGGGTCAGTTGGCGGCTGACAAGCAACCAATGCCGGCTGACTGGGCGTTGGCCTGGGTGCTGTCTGATCACAACGTCGGGAAGCGAACACCCGTAACCCGTTGTAAAGAAGCGTTCGCCCAGTTGTTCTGCATGCGCTACGAGGAACGTTATGGCGCCGGTATGGTGCTCCCTCAGAACAAGACCCGTCTGAGACTCCAATACAACACCGCTTCTGCGGGTCTACCACCCCAAGAACTGGATGGCCTATCCGGTATTCCTGACGTCACGGCGACTAGCGCAGCTCGGAAGAAGCTGCAGCAGTTGGTTGACGAATGCACGGTGCAGTTGGAGCCCTACAGTCGTTATCTCGGCCGCAACCCCGACACTCCTGATGCACTAGAAGGGCTGTTACAGTTGCCTGTAAACCTGTGGCCGCCAACAGCTCGAACAGCGCTCGCCGAGCTAAAGCAACGCATCGGCGACGGCATGGTGGTCATGAGCTTCGGTGAGCTGGCAGGACGACTGCAGTGTGCAGGTAGCCTGTCGCGAGAAAAGGTTCTGACGCTCGCCCGCGCGCTGGAGTCTTTACACATCGGTATCGAGCCGGATGTGCTGACAGGCAGCCGAACACCCAAGTCTGAGGACAATGTGGCGCTCTTTGCGACCCAGGCTGACGATGGTGATCTGCGGTCTTCGCCGGCTTATAGCGCCGCCTCTGTTACGTTGGACCTTGCTTGTGCTGTGGCTGCGGCCGATGGTGACACGTCGCCGCAGGAAATTATGCTGCTATCCCAGCATATAGACTCTTGGAGTCACCTGAGCGGTGCTCATCGGAAGCGCCTGAAGGCCCACCTGCGCCTGCAGCTTAACCAGCCACCAACCCTGCAGAGCCTGAAGAAGAAACTGGAGCCCCTGGCCGAGCCGGCGAAGAGGGTTGTGGCGGCTTTTCTCGCTCACTTGGCGCAGGTCGACGGCGAGGTTAGTCCCGCAGAGGTGAAGTTGCTGGAGCGCGTCTACAAGACCCTGCAGCTGGATCCGCAATCGCTGTACAGCGACCTTCATGTGGCCTCCAGTGGCAGCTCCGTTGGCTCATCGCAGACAACGCCTTCCATACCCGGAGCAAGTCCGTCCAAGCCCGTTGGCGGATTTGCTCTGGACCAGGAGCGCATCGCTCAGCTGCAGCGTGAAACGGAACAGGTATCTGCGCTGCTGGCTCAGGTTTTCGTTGACGACAAGCCTGCTGAGCCAGATGACGTAGTTGTGGAAGAGACTGTTGAGGATACTTCCTCCATTTGTGGCTTAGACGCCGATCACTCAGCCTTCCTGCGTGTACTCGTATCCCGTACCGAGTGGTCTCATGACGAGTTGGAGGCCGTTGCAAGCGATATGGAGCTCATGCTCGACGGAGCATTGGAGCAGATCAACGACATGGCATTTGAGCATTTCGATATGCCAGTCACCGAGGGGGAAGACCCCTTCGAAGTCAACCCTGACATTATGGACAAATTACCGCTATGA